The Flavipsychrobacter sp. genome contains the following window.
TAATAAATTAAAATAAGCTTATATGGTTTTTATTTCTAATTGACCATTATCCAGTTGAAGCCAAAACGTATCATGGCATTTTGCCCTGCGTACCCTTGTGCTATTAAGTTATTAGTAGTAAATAATTGTTGCATTTGATCGCCCATCACATACGCTCTAAAACGTTTCTTGATCTTAAAGTTGAAGAAAACGGCAGTTTCGGGAGCATTGCTTACGGAATAAGTGTCTTGATAATAGAAACGATTGAAGAATGGACTGTAGCCAGAAGGTGCATAGCCGCTATGATATCTTATTTGAATACCTGTAGCTACTTTCAGTGTGTTCTTAAATATCTTGGTTTCTACACTTAGCTGATGTCTGCCCAGTAGTTGTGGTACGTTGATAGGAGCTCCACTTGTAGGCTGTTGGTAAACTAGCTCATTATCCAGCACTATACTGCGCCATCTAAATATCTTTTGTACCCAAACTTGAGCAATATTAAATGTTGGAGCGTATTGGTAGGGACGTTGAGTAGCATTTAGGTAAGCATAGTTGGCTATAATATAGTTTCTTGCTCCGGCAAGTAGGTTGAGTTTACGGCTATATAGTTTTAGATAAAGCTGTGTATAGCTTTCTTTACTCAACTGTTTGTTTATAGTATCGTATTGGTTGATATATAAGCCATAACTATAAGGAGCATTGGTGATGAGTTGTGAAGCACCTATATCAATGGTGGCCCAATCATCTTTCAGGTCTTTGCCAATGGATGCTTGCAATAGGGAGTTGCCCGATGCCGCACCTGTTATAAAGAATGTAGCGTTAGCATTATAGAACCACTCACCCGATCTAAGTGCTTCTTTTTGAAGCCCTCCAATAGCATAAATGCTTGCAATATTTTCAGTTTCAGTACCGACAAGGTAGTTGGTACTGAATTTATCAGACCTTAAACCTAAGCCTGTACTGAATTGTAATTGACGTTCTCTTTTGCCTAAGAAGCCGTTCAACACAAGTTTATTGTCAATAGAAGACCATTTTTGCTCTGAGTATACGGAATCGGCACCATTGCCCGCAAAACTTTGATTGAAGAACCCAACATATCGTAAGGAGTCAGGTCTTACATCATTAAACACATGCTTATAGCCACTTACTTGTAGTCGATGCCTGATGCTAAATCTTGGGGTAAGTGCCAAAGAGTATTGAGTAGAATCTTCATTATAAGTAGTGTCAGTACTTCCAAAAGTATAGCTATGGTCAATAAAGGCACTATAGTCTCTTAAGGTATTGCTGACAGAAGAACGGGGTACTGTGGTTCCCGAAGTCCCAAATCCTGAATTGGCAAAAGCTACAGGTACTGTTCTGCGGTCTCCATAAGCAGGGTCTGATAAAAGACTATCAGCTAAGATGCCGCCATTTTCATCGTTTTGCTCTTTGTTATATACCACACCAGCATATAAATTGTAACGTCTGTCTATACTTCTGTAATGTGTGGTAAGGTTGCCATTATCGTGGTTGGCACGTTGTATAGAATAATAGCCAGGAGAGAATATCTTACGATATTCAACTGAGAAATTCCAATTGGGCTTAATGTTTTGCGTATGGTGTATGCTTGCTACCTGTTCTAGTTTGCTACCTAGCTGGAAGGTGAAAGCAGAGTATGGTCTGTTGGTATTATAAAATCTTAAGCTGTCTACAGTAAAACGATAGGCATCATAGATAAAGTAACCAAGGGTTGGTCCTGTGGTAGTTCTTGTAGTAAAGAGTAGGCTTTGAGAAGGGCCACCTTGATTGCCTAGGTCTCGCTGCCAAGGTTGTGCCAAAGCGCGGCGGTGGAAACTATGAATGCTTGAGTCTGGAGTATGTTCTTTATTAGAGCCAAGGTAGGTGTAGTGGATCCTAACATCGCCATTATGCCACTCATCAGTATTTGATTTTTTAAAGCTAACCGTATCGGGCTCTATGTTTAACGGAGCTGCAGGGTTGCTTTGCCCGCTAACATTTACCGTTGACAATAATACTATTATCAACAAGCAGTGTATAGTTAGTAATGTCTGTTTTAGTTGAGACAATCTTGATCTGTTTCGTATAGCCCGCAAAGATAACTTAATATGCTTATATCCTTTTAATGAGTTCAGTAACTAAGTTGGCTAGTTTTGGTGCAGCTTTATTGGCTGCAGCCAGCACTTCTTCATGAGAAACCGTATTGACCTGTCCCGTTACGCCCAAGTCTGTTACTATACTTGCAGCAAATACATTCATATTGCCATGTTTAGCCACTATTACTTCGGGTACGGTACTCATACCCACAATATCGGCTTTGATGGTATGTAGCCAGTTATATTCGGCAGGCGTTTCATAAGTAGGTCCTTGCAAACCTGCATAGCAGCCTATATGTATCGGTAGGTCTTGTTCTTGGGCTATATCCGTAGCAAGGTTAATAAGATGATGACTATAGGGCTCACTCATGTCAGGGAAGCGAGTACCCAGCCGTTCATCATTTTTGCCTCGTAGCGGATGTTCAGGGAATAGATTGATATGATCGTTGATGATCATAATATCTCCCACTTGTAGTTTAGGGTTCATCCCTCCGGATGCATTGGAAAGTATTACAGTGCTAACACCTAGTGCCTTCATGACGCGTATGGGGAAGGTGACCTCGTGCATGCTGTAGCCCTCATAGTAATGAAACCTTCCCGACATCATTACTATAGGTTTGTCGGCTATAGTGCCAAAAAGTAATTCGCCAGTATGGCCTTCTACGGTAGATACAGGAAAATGGGGTATATTTTTATACGCTAACCTTGTAGTTACTGTTATGGTATTAGTAAGGTCGCCTAGGCCACTACCTAGTACAATACCAACAGTGGGTTTGATCTTGATTTTTTCGAGTATGAAAGAGGTGGTCTCTACAATTTTATCGTAAAGTGCCATATGCTATGTAAATGTATTTTATTAAAAGAGAACAAAGGCTATGCTTCGTCGTAGCCAGGGTTAGCAACTTCGTTTGCCGAAGTTACAACACCTTCTTCTAAGTGAGTGTTAGGCAATTCTAAAAAATGCCTTTGCACTATTGCATCAATAACAGCTTTGCGTTCTAAGTGTTGCCCTACAATGTGTTTGATATTCTTTCCAGCAAGGTTTAGGATGTTGTTTTTCAATCTAATATGCCTAACAGTGCGCGCCAATGCATAAAATAGCAATGCGATAATGCCAACTACAGCATATATAGTGATGTTTAAGAATTCAATTTTTTCGATGCCTAGCGGTCTATATTCCGGCTTATACTTCATTTCTGTAAGTATATAGAAGGGATATATCTTATTCATGAAAAAGGCGAATAGTATAGTGCCTGCAAAAAGCAGGTATAAAACTATCTCAGTAAATGCTAAAGCTCCTTTATTTATTAACCGCTGTGCAGCAGGTTTTCTCAATGACGTAGCCAAAGGGTCAAGCAGTTCTACCTGCTCGTAAATCATTTTTTTTGTTTCGTTAAACTCCTTTAAAAGGTCGTCCTGTATTCTTGTGGATGACATATATGGAACAGCATTTGCTTACCACAAATGTAATATTGCTGTTGAAATGATGTATTTTTTTTATCATTTAAGTATCCACATCTTAAAAAAATGGGTTTTAATGCCATAGTTTTCGGAACTTTGCCGTCATTTTTCAGTTTTAGCTAGTAAGTATGAGTATTCAAAACGAAATAAGCCGTAGGCGAACATTTGCTATCATTTCTCACCCCGATGCAGGTAAAACTACATTGACCGAGAAATTGCTTCTTTTTGGCGGAGCTATACAGGTGGCTGGTGCCGTGAAGAGCAATAAGATAAAAAAACATGCTACGAGTGACTTTATGGAGATAGAGAAGCAGCGTGGTATATCGGTAGCAACGTCGGTAATGTGTTTTGAGTATAGAGATACTTTAATAAACCTATTAGATACACCTGGTCACAAGGACTTTGCTGAAGATACCTACCGTACCTTAACAGCTGTGGATAGCGTAATACTTGTGATAGATAGCGTGAATGGTGTGGAAATGCAGACCAGAAGGTTGATGGAAGTGTGTAGGATGAGAGATACGCCTGTGATAGTGTTTGTGAACAAGATGGATCGTGACGGTAAGTTTCCTTTCGATTTGCTAGACGAAATTGAAAAAGAGCTGAATATACAACTGCACCCAACTACTTGGCCTATTAACATGGGTAAAGAGTTCAAAGGGGTTTATAATCTACATAATAAAAGCTTGAATCTTTTTGCACCTAACTTGAGGGTGACTGATGATAATAGTATTCCTATTTCAAACTTAGAGGATAAGCTTTTAGACGAAAAAGTTGGTGAGCGTGATGCAAACCAATTACGTGAAGATGCTGAACTATTAGATGGGGTATATGGTGATCTGGATATTGAAGCATATATGAAAGGTCAGATAGCACCACTGTTTTTTGGTAGTGCTGTAAATAATTTTGGTGTAAAGGAGCTATTAGATACTTTCATTGATATAGCACCTACACCTTTGGGCAGGCAAACTAGTTCCCGCTTTGTGGCGCCTACTGAAGATAAATTCTCAGGATTCATATTTAAGATACATGCCAATCTCGATCCAAGACATAGAGATAGAATTGCGTTCTTGCGTGTATGCTCAGGAGAGTTCAAGCGTAATAAATACTTTAGACATACACGTGTAGGGAAGGATGTAAGGTTTAGTAACCCTTATTCTTTTATGGCCAGAGAGAAAGATGTAGTTGAGAATGCTTATCCGGGAGATGTAATAGGATTGTACGATACAGGAAACTTTAAGATAGGAGACACACTTACGGAAGGAGAAGAGCTACAATTTACAGGTATCCCTACCTTCTCGCCAGAGTTATTTAAAGAGTTGGTGAATAAAGACCCTATGAAAACCAAACAGTTGGATAAAGGTATTCGTCAGCTAACAGATGAGGGTGTAGCTCAACTTTTTGTGCAACATAGAGGTAATACAAAGATCATTGGTTGTGTAGGTGAACTTCAGTTTGAGGTGATACAATATCGTTTGTTGCATGAATATGGTGCATCTTGCGCCTTTGCTCCAATGAATTTCTACAAAGCTTGTTGGATAACAGGTGATAAGAAAAAAATAGAGGAGTTTATTAAGTATAAACAAAGTAACATCATGGAAGATAAAGATGGTAATCTTGTTTACTTAGCACAAAGCGAATGGTTCCTCAATACAGAGAAGCAAAACAACCCTGATATACAATTCCACTTTACTAGTGAGTTTAAAACAGCGATGGCTGAGTAATTGCAGTAGAACATTTTTTTTTGTAACTTTTAGCATGATGAATATTTCCTAACTTTAGGAATATCACCGTGTTGTATCTTATGTTCAAGCTTAAGTATTTTTGGCCATATATATTATTCTTTTGTACCATAGCAATTCTTGTATTTGCTAACAGGGTTAACATTAAAAAAGAGATCAGTAGAAATTTAGAGTATACTAAAACTCTAAATGTTGCTGGTAAGCAGAGGATGTTGAGTCAAAAACTGACCAAGTTAAGCCTGCAAGCGCAAAATGGAGAGGACGTTTCACAAGCTATAAAGGATAATTTAGAGCAGTGGAAGAAAGCACATTTTGCATTGGAAAATAGTAGTGACGGTGTAAATATATATGAGGACGGTCACCCCGAGGTTTTAGAAAAGTTCAAAGAGTTAACACCATATTTCCAAAGTCTATATGCTGGTTTTGAACAAGTAGCTGAAGGAAACCTCGGCACTAGTTTGTTGAATAAGATCAGAAGTGAAGAGCAGATTTATTTGCCCAAGATGGACAATATTGTTGCTACTATAGAACAAAATGCTGCGGATGACTTGGAAAGATCTGCCAATAGTCAAAAGTTACTGGCGTTATTCTCTGGTCTGTTGCTCGTAATAGAAATGATCGTTTTTGTTTATCCATATCACAAGCGGTTAGTGAATATGTATAAAAAGGTAAAGAAGCAGCAAGAGGAACTTGAAGAACAAAAACAGGTAATAGAAAGTTTGTATGAGACCAACGAACTAATTATAACAGGTACTAAGGCTGGTGTTTGGGAATGGGACATTATGACAGGTGAAGAAAATTGGTCCGATAGGTTTTTTGAGGTGCTGGGGTATGAGCGTGGAGATATACCTTCGACTTACGATAGCTTTTTGAATATATTATTGCACCCTGAGGATAAGGATAAAATTTTAAACTCGGTAGACCAACACCTAAAAAAACGTACACCATATAAACATGAGGTGCGAATGCTGAATAAGAATGGCACTTACAGGTGGTATGAGACTTCAGGGCAAGCTATATGGAATAAAGAAGGCGAGCCTATAAGGATGGCCGGATCGATAATAGATGTAACGGATAGGGTTAGTACTCGTGAGAAGTTGTTGTCAGTTAGTAACTCAAAAGATAAGTTGCTTTCCATTATCACACATGACCTACGTACGCCGATAAATAACTTGAAGGGGCTTTTAGAATTATTAAAAGAAAATGTAATCAATAAAGAGGAGTTTTTAGAACATCTGCAGTCGACCTCGAATAATGTAACTACATTGTCTGACTCTATGAATAATATGTTGGAGTGGGCACAAACACAACTCAGTGGTTGGGAAGTTGCTCCTTCTGATATACTAGTGAGTGATGTAGTGGAAGAGTGTATAAGGTTATACAAATACACTATGGATGATAAGCATATAAAGCTAGAGTATAGCCCCTCTGATTTAATACATGCTTATGCTGACTTTAACCAAATGGTACTTATTGTTCGTAATGTATTGAACAACGCTGTGAAGTTTACTCCTGAAAATGGTGTGATTACAATTGATACAAACGAGAAAAATGGATATGCGGAAATAAGTGTGAGAGATACGGGGCAGGGTATGGATGAAAAAACTGTAAATAAGATATTGAATGAGTCGGACATATTTACTACCAGAGGTACAAATGGAGAAAAAGGAACAGGGTTAGGTATGAAAATGTGTTTGGAGTTTGCAGAGAAGAATAATTGCAAGTTTAATATTGTAAGCGAAAAAAATGTAGGTACAGAAGTATCATTATCTATACCGAAGCTGGATACAGCAAAAACAGTATTTAAATGACCAAATTTAAAAAGATACTACGCTTTGCGGTGATATCCGTAATTGCATTGGTGGTATGCGTTTTGGTTATAGATATAACAGTATCAACTACTGTAAAAAAACAGATGTATAATGATGTGAAAAGTATTCCTCATAAAAAGGTGGGACTGTTGTTGGGTACATCTAAGTATGTGAAAAAAGGTTGGGTGAACTTGTACTACAAATATAGAATAGAGGCTGCGGTGAAACTGTACAAAGCAGGTAAGATAGATTGTATATTAGTGAGCGGTGACAATAGTACCAAGCAATATGATGAACCCAATACCATGAAGAGAGATCTAATTGCAAGAGGAATACCAGAGGGTAGGATATTTTTGGATTATGCAGGTTTTAGAACATTAGATAGTATCATGAGGTGTAATGTTGTATTTGGCGAGAAGGATTTTACTATTATATCGCAGCCATTTCATAATGAACGAGCCTTGTTTATTGCGAATAGAAAAAAAATAAAAGCAATTGCATTTAATGCAAAGGAAGTTCCTCGAGCATATAGTTATAAAGTACAGTTGAGAGAACGTTTGGCGAGAGTGAAAATGATGATAGACTTAATGTTCAATAAGCAGCCCAAATTTTACGGCTCTAAAATCGAAGTGACGATTCCTTAAATGTCTATCATTTATTGGTAGTAAAAAATCACATAGAATAATAATTAAGGAATATTTAAACATAATTGGGAGCAATGCTCATAATAATGGTATCGCATTGCATTACCTTTATCCCAGCAAAGAAAGAATTACTAAGAGATTATGAAGATAAAAAAGGTCCTTATAGCCAACAGAGGAGAAATTTCTATTCGTATAGCTCGTGCCGCTTCTGAATTGCAGATCAGCACTGTGGCAATATATACTTATGAAGATAGGTATTCGCTACACCGATACAAGTCGGATGAGGCTTACCAAATAGGAGTAGATACAGATCCGCTAAAGCCTTATTTGAATATAGATGAGATAATAGCTACTGCCAAAGATTGTGGTGCAGATGCTATTCACCCTGGATATGGTTTCCTTTCTGAGAATGCAACCTTTGCTCAGAAGTGCGCGGATAATGGTATCATATTCGTTGGTCCTCGTCCTGATGTGATGTCGGCACTGGGTGATAAGGTAACAGCAAAAGAAGTTGCTATAAAAGCACAGGTGCCTATTATAGAAAGTAATAAAGAAGCGCTCGCTGATATTGATATTGCGTTTAAGGAAGCTAATAGGATAGGCTACCCATTGATGCTGAAAGCTGCTTCAGGTGGAGGTGGTAGAGGTATGCGTGTAGTGCGTACTGATGCCGATTTGCAAAAAGCTTTCCCTGAAGCAAGAAGCGAAGCAAAGAATGCTTTTGGTGACGATACCGTGTTCCTAGAAAAATATGTAGAGAATCCCAAGCATATTGAGGTACAGATAGCAGCAGATAATCATGGCAATATCGTTCACTTGTTTGAGCGTGATTGCTCCGTGCAACGTCGTTTCCAAAAAGTGGTAGAGGTAGCACCTGCCGTTACCCTAAAGCAGGAAACAAAAGATAAACTTTATAAATATGCGACCTCTATAGCTGCAGAGGTGAACTATAACAACTTAGGTACAGTAGAATTTTTGGTAGATGCCAAAGAAGATATTTATTTCATAGAGGTAAACCCACGTATACAAGTAGAACATACTGTTACAGAAATGGTGACTGGTGTAGACTTGGTAAAAACACAATTATACATAGCAGACGGTTATAAGCTAAGCGATAAGGAAGTAGGAATAGGCGACCAGTCCAAACTATCTATTGATGGTGTGGCTGTGCAATGTCGTATCACAACAGAAGATCCTGCTGCCGATTTCAAACCCGACTATGGTACTCTAGTAACTTATCGTAATGCTGCAGGTTTTGGTGTGCGTTTAGATGAAGGTAGTACTTATGCTGGTATGAAGATCAGTCCGTTTTTTGATAGTATGTTGGTGAAGGTGAGTACATGGGGCTTGAGTTTGGAAGATGCGTCGATGAAAATGCATAGGGCATTACGTGAGTTTCGCGTGCGTGGTGTGAAGAACAATATACCGTTCTTAGAAAACTTAATTACACACGAGGGTTTCCGCAGTGGACAGACAACAGTAGGCTTTATACAAGAGCATCCTGAACTATTCCATTTCAAGAAAAGACAAGATAGGGGTACAAAGACATTGCGCTACTTGGCAGATGTTACGGTAAACGGCAATCCTGATGTTAAGGTTAAGTATGATGGTCGTGAGTTTCGTAAGCCTGAGATACCAATGTCTCCATTGGGGATGGAATACCCTAAAGGAACTAAAGACTTGTTGACGGAACTTGGTCCTGATAAGTTTAGTGAGTGGTTGAAGAAAGAAAAGAAAATACATTATACCGATACTACCCTGCGTGATGCACATCAGTCGCTATTGGCTACGCGTATGCGTACGCATGATATGCTAAAGGTGGCCAAGCATTTTGCAAAGCTACATCCCCAAACTTTCAGTATGGAAGTATGGGGTGGTGCTACTTTTGATGTGGCTATGCGTTTCTTGAACGAAGACCCGTGGAAGCGTTTGGAGCAGATAAGAGAAGCAGTGCCCAACATTTTGTTACAGATGCTCATTCGTGGGGCTAATGGTGTTGGCTATACAGCATACCCTGACAACTTGATTGAAAAGTTTGTAGAACAAAGCTGGGAGAAGGGCGTAGATATTTTCCGCATATTCGACTCACTGAACTGGATGGAGAATATCGCGCCATGTATAGAAATGGTACGTAACCGCACGGGTGGTTTGGCAGAGGCGGCATTATGCTACACAGGTGATATACTGGATGCAAAACGCACGAAGTATGATTTGAACTATTACCTACGCTTAGCTAAAGATTTGGAGAATGCAGGTGCGCACATCTTGGCGATAAAAGACATGTCGGGTTTATTGAAACCATATGCGGCTAAAGAACTGGTAGCTGGTTTGAAAGATACGGTGAACATACCGATACATTTACATACGCACGATACCTCTTCGCTACAACCTGCATCATATATGCAAGCCATAGAGGCTGGTGTTGATGTGGTAGATGTGGCATTAGGTGCAGTATCGGGGCTTACCTCGCAGCCCAACTTTAATGCCATAGTGGAGATGATGAAATTCCATGAGCGCGAGCATCATTACGATATTGATTCGCTGAACGAGTTTTCTAACTACTGGGAGGCGGTGCGTGAGTACTACTACCCTTATGAGAGTGGTTTGAAGGCGAGTGCTGCAGAGGTGTTCCGCCATGAGATACCGGGAGGGCAATATTCTAATCTTCGTCCGCAGGCGAAGGCGCTGGGACTGGAAGATAAGTTTGAAGATATCAAGAAAATGTATGCTACGGTAAACGATATGTTTGGCGATATAGTGAAGGTGACACCAAGTTCTAAAGTAGTGGGCGATATGGCGCAGTTTATGGTGGCGAATGGTTATAGCCGTGAAGATGTGATGACGAAGGGTGGCAGCATTTCTTTCCCCGAGTCGGTGCAGCAATTCTTTATGGGTGTGCTGGGGCAACCAGAGGGCGGACTACCGAAGGAGCTACAAAAAATAATACTGAAAGATAAAGAGCCGTTTACCGACAGACCGAACAAACATTTAGAACCGGTTGATTTTGATAAGGAGCTAAAAGCCTTTAGAGAAGAGCTGGGCAACGACTTAGAGCTCTGCGATTTTCTCTCGTACAAGCTATACCCTAAGGTGTTTGAAGACTATCTGAAATTTTACCGCCAATATGGTGATGTGTCTGTAGTGCCTACACCGCTGTTCTTATTTGGTATGGAGATGGGGCAGGAGGCTACTATAGAGATTGCTAAGGGTAAAACCCTACTGGTGCGCTTGCTGAGCATTAGCGATGTGAATGAGCATGGTATGCGTACGGTGTTCTTTAAGCTAAACGGACAGACGCGTAATATTGAGATACTGGACCGCTCTGTAAAAGTAGACAAGGTAGAGAATAGAAAAATAGACAAAGACAACGACAAGCATATAGGCGCACCGCTACAAGGCATGCTCTCTAAGCTAATGGTTAAGAAAGGCGATGCTGTGAAAAAGAACCAGCCGCTATTTGTAATAGAAGCCATGAAGATGGAGACGGTAATT
Protein-coding sequences here:
- a CDS encoding putative porin — protein: MSQLKQTLLTIHCLLIIVLLSTVNVSGQSNPAAPLNIEPDTVSFKKSNTDEWHNGDVRIHYTYLGSNKEHTPDSSIHSFHRRALAQPWQRDLGNQGGPSQSLLFTTRTTTGPTLGYFIYDAYRFTVDSLRFYNTNRPYSAFTFQLGSKLEQVASIHHTQNIKPNWNFSVEYRKIFSPGYYSIQRANHDNGNLTTHYRSIDRRYNLYAGVVYNKEQNDENGGILADSLLSDPAYGDRRTVPVAFANSGFGTSGTTVPRSSVSNTLRDYSAFIDHSYTFGSTDTTYNEDSTQYSLALTPRFSIRHRLQVSGYKHVFNDVRPDSLRYVGFFNQSFAGNGADSVYSEQKWSSIDNKLVLNGFLGKRERQLQFSTGLGLRSDKFSTNYLVGTETENIASIYAIGGLQKEALRSGEWFYNANATFFITGAASGNSLLQASIGKDLKDDWATIDIGASQLITNAPYSYGLYINQYDTINKQLSKESYTQLYLKLYSRKLNLLAGARNYIIANYAYLNATQRPYQYAPTFNIAQVWVQKIFRWRSIVLDNELVYQQPTSGAPINVPQLLGRHQLSVETKIFKNTLKVATGIQIRYHSGYAPSGYSPFFNRFYYQDTYSVSNAPETAVFFNFKIKKRFRAYVMGDQMQQLFTTNNLIAQGYAGQNAMIRFGFNWIMVN
- a CDS encoding purine-nucleoside phosphorylase, coding for MALYDKIVETTSFILEKIKIKPTVGIVLGSGLGDLTNTITVTTRLAYKNIPHFPVSTVEGHTGELLFGTIADKPIVMMSGRFHYYEGYSMHEVTFPIRVMKALGVSTVILSNASGGMNPKLQVGDIMIINDHINLFPEHPLRGKNDERLGTRFPDMSEPYSHHLINLATDIAQEQDLPIHIGCYAGLQGPTYETPAEYNWLHTIKADIVGMSTVPEVIVAKHGNMNVFAASIVTDLGVTGQVNTVSHEEVLAAANKAAPKLANLVTELIKRI
- a CDS encoding peptide chain release factor 3, yielding MSIQNEISRRRTFAIISHPDAGKTTLTEKLLLFGGAIQVAGAVKSNKIKKHATSDFMEIEKQRGISVATSVMCFEYRDTLINLLDTPGHKDFAEDTYRTLTAVDSVILVIDSVNGVEMQTRRLMEVCRMRDTPVIVFVNKMDRDGKFPFDLLDEIEKELNIQLHPTTWPINMGKEFKGVYNLHNKSLNLFAPNLRVTDDNSIPISNLEDKLLDEKVGERDANQLREDAELLDGVYGDLDIEAYMKGQIAPLFFGSAVNNFGVKELLDTFIDIAPTPLGRQTSSRFVAPTEDKFSGFIFKIHANLDPRHRDRIAFLRVCSGEFKRNKYFRHTRVGKDVRFSNPYSFMAREKDVVENAYPGDVIGLYDTGNFKIGDTLTEGEELQFTGIPTFSPELFKELVNKDPMKTKQLDKGIRQLTDEGVAQLFVQHRGNTKIIGCVGELQFEVIQYRLLHEYGASCAFAPMNFYKACWITGDKKKIEEFIKYKQSNIMEDKDGNLVYLAQSEWFLNTEKQNNPDIQFHFTSEFKTAMAE
- a CDS encoding PAS domain-containing protein, which translates into the protein MFKLKYFWPYILFFCTIAILVFANRVNIKKEISRNLEYTKTLNVAGKQRMLSQKLTKLSLQAQNGEDVSQAIKDNLEQWKKAHFALENSSDGVNIYEDGHPEVLEKFKELTPYFQSLYAGFEQVAEGNLGTSLLNKIRSEEQIYLPKMDNIVATIEQNAADDLERSANSQKLLALFSGLLLVIEMIVFVYPYHKRLVNMYKKVKKQQEELEEQKQVIESLYETNELIITGTKAGVWEWDIMTGEENWSDRFFEVLGYERGDIPSTYDSFLNILLHPEDKDKILNSVDQHLKKRTPYKHEVRMLNKNGTYRWYETSGQAIWNKEGEPIRMAGSIIDVTDRVSTREKLLSVSNSKDKLLSIITHDLRTPINNLKGLLELLKENVINKEEFLEHLQSTSNNVTTLSDSMNNMLEWAQTQLSGWEVAPSDILVSDVVEECIRLYKYTMDDKHIKLEYSPSDLIHAYADFNQMVLIVRNVLNNAVKFTPENGVITIDTNEKNGYAEISVRDTGQGMDEKTVNKILNESDIFTTRGTNGEKGTGLGMKMCLEFAEKNNCKFNIVSEKNVGTEVSLSIPKLDTAKTVFK
- a CDS encoding ElyC/SanA/YdcF family protein: MTKFKKILRFAVISVIALVVCVLVIDITVSTTVKKQMYNDVKSIPHKKVGLLLGTSKYVKKGWVNLYYKYRIEAAVKLYKAGKIDCILVSGDNSTKQYDEPNTMKRDLIARGIPEGRIFLDYAGFRTLDSIMRCNVVFGEKDFTIISQPFHNERALFIANRKKIKAIAFNAKEVPRAYSYKVQLRERLARVKMMIDLMFNKQPKFYGSKIEVTIP
- a CDS encoding pyruvate carboxylase, whose protein sequence is MKIKKVLIANRGEISIRIARAASELQISTVAIYTYEDRYSLHRYKSDEAYQIGVDTDPLKPYLNIDEIIATAKDCGADAIHPGYGFLSENATFAQKCADNGIIFVGPRPDVMSALGDKVTAKEVAIKAQVPIIESNKEALADIDIAFKEANRIGYPLMLKAASGGGGRGMRVVRTDADLQKAFPEARSEAKNAFGDDTVFLEKYVENPKHIEVQIAADNHGNIVHLFERDCSVQRRFQKVVEVAPAVTLKQETKDKLYKYATSIAAEVNYNNLGTVEFLVDAKEDIYFIEVNPRIQVEHTVTEMVTGVDLVKTQLYIADGYKLSDKEVGIGDQSKLSIDGVAVQCRITTEDPAADFKPDYGTLVTYRNAAGFGVRLDEGSTYAGMKISPFFDSMLVKVSTWGLSLEDASMKMHRALREFRVRGVKNNIPFLENLITHEGFRSGQTTVGFIQEHPELFHFKKRQDRGTKTLRYLADVTVNGNPDVKVKYDGREFRKPEIPMSPLGMEYPKGTKDLLTELGPDKFSEWLKKEKKIHYTDTTLRDAHQSLLATRMRTHDMLKVAKHFAKLHPQTFSMEVWGGATFDVAMRFLNEDPWKRLEQIREAVPNILLQMLIRGANGVGYTAYPDNLIEKFVEQSWEKGVDIFRIFDSLNWMENIAPCIEMVRNRTGGLAEAALCYTGDILDAKRTKYDLNYYLRLAKDLENAGAHILAIKDMSGLLKPYAAKELVAGLKDTVNIPIHLHTHDTSSLQPASYMQAIEAGVDVVDVALGAVSGLTSQPNFNAIVEMMKFHEREHHYDIDSLNEFSNYWEAVREYYYPYESGLKASAAEVFRHEIPGGQYSNLRPQAKALGLEDKFEDIKKMYATVNDMFGDIVKVTPSSKVVGDMAQFMVANGYSREDVMTKGGSISFPESVQQFFMGVLGQPEGGLPKELQKIILKDKEPFTDRPNKHLEPVDFDKELKAFREELGNDLELCDFLSYKLYPKVFEDYLKFYRQYGDVSVVPTPLFLFGMEMGQEATIEIAKGKTLLVRLLSISDVNEHGMRTVFFKLNGQTRNIEILDRSVKVDKVENRKIDKDNDKHIGAPLQGMLSKLMVKKGDAVKKNQPLFVIEAMKMETVITANDAGSIAAIELTEGTLVNTNDLVVTMD